In Aristaeella hokkaidonensis, the following are encoded in one genomic region:
- a CDS encoding J domain-containing protein has translation MPNDPFAVLGLNSSATEDEIKSAYRKLAKKYHPDLNPGDKAAEEKMREVNEAYTRALQIKKTGKDPYQNPYSSSGSSGASGYYNPFGGSYGGYGSSQGSYGQGSYGGNGGQGGDPFGDFGFGFDPFSAFFGGQQGGYQQQTRYRTRNYSNPELKTAENHVLANRYHDAITQLNRVPTHDADWHALYARADMGLGNRISALDHARAAVRMAPNDPDFQALLNTIESGRQAYRQARSSGYDFRSAICSNPCLTCIVANMFCNCCLGGCGRYGMFC, from the coding sequence ATGCCGAATGATCCATTTGCGGTACTGGGTCTGAATTCCTCCGCAACCGAGGACGAGATCAAATCCGCCTACCGGAAGCTGGCCAAGAAATATCACCCGGACCTGAACCCCGGCGATAAAGCCGCGGAAGAGAAGATGCGGGAGGTCAATGAGGCCTATACCCGAGCCCTGCAGATCAAGAAGACCGGCAAGGATCCTTATCAGAATCCCTATAGTTCTTCCGGTTCTTCCGGTGCGTCAGGCTATTACAATCCCTTCGGCGGCAGTTACGGCGGCTATGGCAGCTCCCAGGGCAGTTATGGCCAGGGCAGTTACGGTGGTAACGGCGGCCAGGGCGGTGATCCCTTCGGGGATTTCGGCTTCGGCTTTGATCCCTTCTCCGCTTTCTTCGGCGGCCAGCAGGGCGGCTATCAGCAGCAAACCCGTTACCGTACGCGGAACTATTCCAATCCAGAGCTGAAGACTGCCGAGAATCATGTTCTCGCCAACCGTTATCACGACGCAATCACCCAGCTCAACCGGGTTCCTACCCATGACGCCGACTGGCATGCACTCTATGCTCGTGCGGATATGGGGCTTGGCAACCGGATTTCCGCTCTCGATCATGCCCGTGCCGCAGTCCGTATGGCACCCAATGATCCGGACTTCCAGGCTCTGCTGAACACCATTGAGTCAGGCCGCCAGGCTTATCGCCAGGCCCGCAGCAGCGGTTACGATTTCCGTTCCGCCATCTGTTCCAATCCCTGCCTCACCTGCATCGTCGCCAACATGTTCTGCAATTGCTGTTTGGGTGGGTGCGGAAGGTATGGAATGTTCTGTTAA
- a CDS encoding DUF5685 family protein, which yields MFGYVAPVLSVLTDEQKQRYRSVYCGVCHALKSRHGQSGRLSLSNDMTFLALLLSSLYEPDTTQASARCGIHPVKKHPFCSSSMIDYAADMNALLFYWKCEDQRMDDHSLVGKTGETLFRKAAKKVRTQWPAQSVAVEQALSELWKEEKKTIPDPDRLCNLSGEMLGAVFVPKPDDMWAPILRSVGNSLGRFIYWMDAWEDYDADHRKRRFNPLDVYHDRPDYEDFCKETLELLIAEAANSFEILPLEQDLDLLRNVMYSGVWQRYTLITEKKQKQRKEDAHAE from the coding sequence ATGTTCGGATATGTAGCCCCTGTTTTATCAGTCCTCACGGATGAGCAGAAGCAGCGTTACCGCTCTGTTTACTGCGGTGTCTGTCATGCGCTGAAGAGCCGTCATGGCCAGTCCGGCCGGCTTTCTCTCAGCAATGACATGACCTTCCTCGCTCTGCTTCTCTCCTCGCTCTATGAGCCGGATACTACCCAGGCCTCTGCCCGCTGCGGCATTCATCCTGTGAAGAAGCATCCCTTCTGTTCTTCTTCCATGATCGACTATGCCGCGGATATGAATGCCCTCCTCTTCTACTGGAAGTGTGAGGACCAGCGCATGGACGATCATTCCCTCGTCGGGAAAACCGGTGAAACCCTCTTCCGCAAGGCTGCGAAGAAAGTTCGCACCCAGTGGCCGGCACAGTCCGTTGCCGTGGAACAGGCTCTTTCTGAGCTCTGGAAGGAAGAAAAGAAGACAATCCCGGATCCGGACCGCCTCTGCAATCTTTCCGGTGAAATGCTCGGTGCGGTCTTCGTACCAAAGCCGGACGACATGTGGGCGCCGATACTACGTTCAGTTGGCAACAGTCTCGGCCGCTTCATCTACTGGATGGACGCCTGGGAGGATTACGACGCGGATCACAGGAAACGCCGTTTCAATCCCCTGGACGTTTACCATGACCGGCCGGATTATGAAGACTTCTGCAAGGAAACCCTGGAGCTGCTGATCGCTGAAGCAGCCAACAGCTTCGAGATTCTCCCCCTGGAGCAGGATCTCGATCTCCTGCGGAATGTCATGTACAGCGGTGTGTGGCAGCGTTATACGCTGATCACCGAAAAGAAACAGAAACAAAGAAAGGAGGATGCCCATGCCGAATGA